Proteins encoded in a region of the Syntrophorhabdales bacterium genome:
- a CDS encoding DUF86 domain-containing protein gives MVDKERVLSKVAELDSYIAELREVSPASFDEYQLVEKKRSCERLLQLCIECIIDICKMFVTGLKLGLPSDENDLFSKLNAKRIVSREMAKTLREMRGLRNILIHEYAAVDDELVYSYVKINLKDFEEFKKQVLVAISSPRS, from the coding sequence GTGGTGGATAAGGAGCGCGTCTTGAGCAAGGTAGCGGAGCTCGATTCCTACATTGCCGAATTGCGAGAAGTTTCACCAGCCAGCTTCGACGAATATCAGCTCGTCGAGAAGAAACGGAGCTGCGAGAGGTTGCTTCAGCTTTGCATCGAATGCATCATCGATATCTGCAAAATGTTCGTTACGGGGCTGAAGCTCGGATTACCCTCGGACGAGAATGACCTTTTCAGCAAGCTCAATGCGAAGCGAATCGTCTCAAGAGAAATGGCCAAAACTCTCAGAGAAATGAGAGGGCTCAGAAATATCCTCATCCACGAATACGCCGCCGTGGATGACGAGCTGGTTTATTCTTACGTGAAGATCAATCTGAAGGATTTCGAAGAATTCAAGAAACAGGTCCTCGTAGCCATCTCGTCGCCCCGGTCCTGA
- a CDS encoding type II toxin-antitoxin system PemK/MazF family toxin — protein sequence MPKDCVINLDHIQTVSKDSIGALITKLSKEKLLQVRNALRFALDV from the coding sequence ATGCCTAAAGACTGCGTAATTAATTTAGACCACATCCAGACTGTCTCCAAGGACAGCATTGGAGCACTGATAACAAAACTTTCCAAAGAGAAACTGCTTCAGGTGCGCAACGCGCTTCGCTTCGCTCTGGATGTGTGA
- a CDS encoding IS1634 family transposase: MGMYLRRNKRTKGGETYEYWSLVESVRSARGPRQRTVATIGKLPGLDQEERIGWEEIRRIASGMPREPKLFEDEQEPPSWATIDVNRVRVERLRHFGDVYLGLLLWNKLGFADFCTKHLPEGREEIPWSVMACILVVARFCAPSSELQIAESWYDKTALDDLLGVTGDKINDDRLYRALDVVLPYKDELCAYLQQRYGELFGATFDFLFYDITSTYFEGTATGNLQARRGYSRDSRPDCPQICIGIVATKEGLPLAFEIFDGNRPDVTTTQEMLEIMEAKYGKAHRIWVLDRGMVSEDNLECMRMNGARYVVGTPRSLLKKFEQQLLGEQWEEVRPGVEVRLVRSLEGTDETFVLCRSQGRKEKENAILNRFASALECKLNKLRDRADAGKLRDRQKVERQIGRLLERHSRAASLFTVTVRAKKDRLSIDITTHEERYAWALETGGSYILRTNWTEPDPKTLWDTYIQLTEVEDAFRTAKHDLGMRPIFHQKQDRTQAHILVCFLSLALWRTLQQWMKTCGLGTAPRKLLEEMREIRSLDVLLPAKERTIRLRVAASASPELKLLLQRMRLLLPNKPRIVENVVAKMGRYLS; encoded by the coding sequence ATGGGCATGTATCTACGCCGCAACAAAAGAACAAAGGGAGGAGAAACCTACGAGTACTGGTCGTTGGTCGAGTCGGTGAGATCAGCGAGAGGACCACGACAGAGGACCGTAGCGACTATCGGCAAGCTACCCGGTCTCGATCAAGAAGAAAGAATCGGTTGGGAAGAAATTCGCCGCATCGCGAGCGGCATGCCGCGAGAACCAAAGCTCTTTGAAGACGAGCAGGAGCCTCCGTCGTGGGCCACCATCGATGTGAACCGTGTCAGGGTAGAACGCCTGCGCCATTTCGGTGATGTCTATCTGGGCCTTCTGCTGTGGAACAAGCTCGGTTTTGCTGACTTCTGCACTAAGCATCTCCCGGAGGGTCGGGAAGAGATCCCTTGGTCGGTGATGGCGTGCATCCTCGTTGTTGCCCGGTTCTGTGCTCCCTCCTCCGAATTACAGATTGCAGAGTCGTGGTATGACAAGACGGCCCTGGATGATCTTCTCGGTGTGACGGGCGACAAGATCAATGACGACAGGCTGTATCGCGCCCTCGATGTTGTTCTTCCCTACAAGGACGAGCTCTGCGCCTATCTCCAGCAACGCTACGGCGAACTCTTCGGCGCCACCTTCGACTTCCTCTTCTATGACATTACGTCTACCTATTTTGAGGGGACTGCTACGGGCAACCTGCAGGCCAGAAGGGGCTATAGCCGGGACAGCCGCCCTGACTGCCCTCAGATCTGCATTGGCATCGTCGCAACGAAAGAAGGATTACCGCTCGCCTTTGAGATCTTCGATGGCAACCGCCCCGATGTGACCACCACCCAGGAGATGCTTGAGATCATGGAGGCAAAGTACGGCAAAGCGCACCGCATCTGGGTGCTCGACCGAGGCATGGTGAGTGAAGACAATCTGGAATGCATGCGTATGAACGGAGCACGCTACGTGGTCGGCACGCCCAGATCACTCCTCAAGAAGTTCGAACAACAACTCCTTGGTGAGCAATGGGAGGAAGTACGGCCCGGCGTCGAGGTGCGTCTTGTACGTTCGCTGGAAGGAACTGATGAAACGTTTGTCCTCTGCCGCTCACAGGGTCGTAAGGAAAAAGAGAACGCTATCCTGAACCGCTTTGCATCTGCTCTTGAATGTAAGCTCAACAAACTGAGAGACCGCGCTGATGCGGGGAAGCTCAGAGATAGGCAGAAGGTAGAGCGGCAGATCGGACGACTCCTCGAGCGACACAGCAGAGCAGCGTCGCTCTTTACCGTGACCGTCAGAGCAAAGAAGGACCGGCTCTCAATTGACATCACCACGCATGAGGAACGCTACGCCTGGGCATTGGAAACGGGAGGAAGCTATATCCTCCGAACCAACTGGACGGAACCTGATCCCAAGACGCTCTGGGACACCTACATCCAGTTAACCGAAGTCGAAGATGCGTTCCGCACCGCAAAACACGATCTCGGGATGCGGCCGATCTTTCATCAAAAACAAGACCGAACCCAGGCCCATATCCTCGTCTGCTTTCTTTCGCTTGCCCTCTGGCGGACATTGCAACAGTGGATGAAAACGTGCGGGCTCGGCACTGCACCCAGAAAACTCTTGGAAGAGATGCGAGAGATCAGATCGCTGGATGTGCTCCTTCCAGCAAAAGAGAGAACCATCAGATTGCGCGTCGCCGCCTCCGCCTCACCAGAGCTCAAACTCCTGTTGCAGAGGATGAGACTCCTGCTCCCAAACAAACCAAGAATTGTTGAAAATGTAGTGGCGAAAATGGGCCGATATTTGTCGTAA
- a CDS encoding FliA/WhiG family RNA polymerase sigma factor, producing MRSRAFPTTFVIDREKTIEEMMPVIKHLAYKISYGFDDDMLTDDLVSAGVMGLLESLDRYDPRKNIKLNTFAYWRIRGAMIDELRRRDWIPKNTRSKAKKITETIRDLESKLGRYPEEAEIAQELDIKLEDYLAMLKDFGNLSVLSVDELAEKTGLPPDEITRYATEEETDPEQRAELKDIERLLGREIEKLSPRQQQVLTFYYYEDMNMKEIAELLKITESRVSQIHSQALLNLRSRFKHSPGN from the coding sequence ATGAGAAGCAGAGCTTTCCCTACAACATTCGTTATCGATAGGGAAAAGACTATCGAAGAGATGATGCCCGTCATCAAGCATCTGGCCTATAAGATTTCTTATGGCTTCGATGATGACATGCTCACGGATGATCTCGTGTCCGCTGGAGTAATGGGGCTGCTCGAATCGCTTGACCGTTATGATCCGAGAAAAAATATAAAACTGAACACGTTCGCCTACTGGAGAATTCGCGGGGCCATGATAGACGAGCTCCGGCGTCGCGACTGGATACCCAAGAACACAAGATCGAAGGCGAAGAAGATCACGGAAACGATCCGTGACCTGGAATCGAAGCTGGGCCGCTACCCGGAAGAGGCCGAGATAGCGCAAGAGTTGGACATAAAACTGGAAGACTACCTTGCCATGCTTAAGGACTTCGGGAACTTAAGCGTTCTAAGCGTCGATGAATTGGCCGAGAAAACCGGGTTGCCACCGGACGAAATTACCCGCTACGCAACCGAAGAAGAGACTGACCCGGAGCAGCGCGCGGAATTGAAAGATATCGAACGCCTGCTGGGACGGGAAATTGAAAAGCTTTCTCCCCGTCAGCAACAGGTCCTGACGTTCTACTATTACGAAGACATGAATATGAAAGAAATAGCTGAGCTTCTCAAGATAACCGAGTCGAGAGTCTCCCAGATACACTCACAGGCGCTCTTAAACCTCAGATCGCGCTTCAAGCACAGCCCCGGTAATTAA
- the truA gene encoding tRNA pseudouridine(38-40) synthase TruA — protein MRNIALVLAYDGTNYHGWQRQPAVVTVEQKMGEALRRILNHDIKMHAGARTDSGVHAMGQVINFFTEKEIALQNLSRGLNSILPRDIRVMRSRDEREDFHARYSARRKTYVYCILNEPSNSPFLSRYVLHWPHALDIDAMKEGVGWVVGEHDFSAFKKKDELYKSTVREITQALVLKRAGMIYIILEGTGFLRYMVRTIAGTLILAGREKIRPPDIKEILESGERERAGETLPAHGLFLKKIAY, from the coding sequence GTGAGAAATATAGCTCTCGTGCTTGCTTACGATGGCACCAACTATCACGGCTGGCAACGGCAGCCCGCGGTTGTCACCGTGGAGCAGAAGATGGGGGAGGCCCTACGAAGAATTCTCAATCATGACATCAAGATGCACGCTGGCGCCCGCACCGACAGCGGTGTGCACGCGATGGGCCAGGTTATAAACTTCTTCACGGAAAAAGAGATAGCCCTGCAAAATCTTTCGAGAGGATTGAACAGCATTCTCCCGCGTGACATACGGGTAATGCGCTCTCGAGACGAAAGAGAAGATTTTCACGCCCGTTACTCGGCCCGACGCAAGACCTATGTGTACTGTATACTTAATGAGCCCTCAAATTCGCCCTTCCTCTCCCGGTATGTGCTTCACTGGCCTCACGCGCTGGATATCGATGCCATGAAAGAAGGCGTGGGATGGGTCGTTGGTGAACATGACTTCAGCGCCTTCAAGAAGAAAGACGAGTTGTACAAGAGCACGGTAAGAGAAATAACACAAGCACTGGTACTAAAACGGGCGGGCATGATCTATATTATCCTGGAAGGCACAGGGTTTCTGCGCTATATGGTAAGGACCATCGCGGGCACGCTCATCCTCGCTGGCAGAGAAAAAATCAGACCCCCCGACATCAAAGAGATTCTGGAGTCGGGAGAACGTGAGAGAGCGGGGGAAACCCTGCCTGCGCACGGCCTCTTTCTTAAAAAGATCGCCTACTAG